A genome region from Arachis duranensis cultivar V14167 chromosome 8, aradu.V14167.gnm2.J7QH, whole genome shotgun sequence includes the following:
- the LOC107460830 gene encoding LOB domain-containing protein 12-like, with the protein MSSSSSAAAANNSPCAACKIQRRKCTQECVFAPYFPPDNPQRFAYVHKVFGASNVAKLLNDLNAAQREDAVKSLAYEAEARLRDPVYGCVGLISLLQHKLKQLQAELNHAKTELANYVVVNNNNNGSPHAPVLPLFNNQHHQQPSQLNRNNLSHHSLQPFSVSVSPFQEAVMQHQQEILGFENYMTIGSSSAASAVSPSLALGPVDHSFHHHHHNHHHNLQQQIQAHHQSFMFQKQAKFEGEEGRNSRRTGPSCC; encoded by the coding sequence atgTCTTCGTCTTCTTCGGCGGCTGCCGCAAATAATTCGCCGTGTGCGGCATGCAAGATTCAGCGTAGAAAGTGCACACAGGAGTGTGTGTTCGCGCCGTACTTCCCGCCGGACAACCCGCAGAGATTTGCGTACGTTCACAAAGTGTTCGGAGCAAGCAACGTGGCAAAACTCCTCAACGACCTGAACGCAGCTCAACGAGAGGATGCAGTGAAGTCACTAGCATACGAGGCGGAGGCGCGTCTCCGTGACCCCGTGTACGGATGCGTAGGCCTCATTTCACTTCTCCAGCACAAGCTCAAACAGCTTCAGGCTGAACTTAACCATGCCAAGACGGAACTCGCAAACTACGTTGTcgttaacaataataataacggTTCACCTCACGCGCCTGTTCTCCCGCTCTTTAACAACCAACACCATCAGCAACCGTCTCAACTGAATCGTAACAACCTCTCACATCACTCTCTGCAACCGTTTTCTGTTTCTGTTTCCCCTTTTCAGGAGGCTGTTATGCAGCACCAGCAAGAGATTTTGGGGTTTGAGAACTATATGACGATTGGTTCTTCTTCCGCTGCTTCTGCTGTCTCTCCTTCGCTGGCTCTTGGACCGGTTGATCACAGTtttcatcaccatcatcataatcatcacCATAAtttgcagcagcagattcaggCGCATCATCAATCTTTTATGTTTCAGAAGCAGGCAAAGTTCGAAGGCGAGGAGGGTAGGAATAGCAGGAGGACTGGTCCTTCTtgttgctga